One Microvirga lotononidis genomic window carries:
- a CDS encoding ParA family protein: protein MAQVPIVAFATSKGGSGKTTSCILVAGEIAARGERVLILDTDPQQSAVKWFNRCRAANRLPERIEVVSCLGEAALAERLKALPDDGFVLIDVQGILSPVMAIVAARAHVVAVPSRASQLDLEEALPFVQYTAHFRSGGVRVFLNEVEGIARTTQVFKDAVAYLQDNKIPYFRTMLQQRPMYRAITNDKGMLETLGADPESVLKARANVAALMGEILDLLSPLRNSLPRFQPAKA, encoded by the coding sequence ATGGCGCAGGTGCCGATTGTTGCGTTTGCGACCTCAAAGGGTGGAAGCGGCAAAACCACGAGCTGCATTCTCGTGGCCGGGGAAATCGCCGCCCGAGGCGAGCGCGTGTTGATCCTCGATACCGACCCGCAACAATCCGCCGTCAAATGGTTCAACCGCTGCCGGGCCGCCAATCGCCTGCCGGAGCGGATCGAAGTTGTATCGTGCTTAGGTGAGGCCGCGTTGGCCGAACGCCTCAAGGCGCTGCCTGATGACGGCTTTGTTCTCATCGACGTTCAGGGCATCCTGTCCCCGGTCATGGCGATTGTCGCGGCGCGCGCTCACGTTGTGGCTGTGCCAAGCCGAGCCAGTCAGCTTGATTTGGAAGAAGCGCTTCCCTTTGTGCAATACACTGCTCATTTCCGGAGCGGCGGAGTGCGGGTGTTCCTCAACGAGGTGGAGGGCATTGCCCGGACAACGCAGGTCTTCAAGGACGCGGTGGCTTACCTGCAAGACAACAAGATCCCGTACTTCCGCACCATGTTGCAGCAACGGCCCATGTACCGGGCCATCACCAACGACAAGGGCATGCTCGAAACCTTGGGTGCCGACCCGGAGAGTGTGCTCAAGGCACGCGCGAACGTCGCCGCCCTGATGGGTGAAATCCTGGACCTTCTGAGCCCCCTGCGCAACAGCCTGCCCCGGTTCCAACCGGCGAAGGCGTAG